One segment of Gemmatimonadales bacterium DNA contains the following:
- a CDS encoding MFS transporter: MPTSTPRSIPLVSRPLALYFVAAFGAMVSFYLLLSVVPLYATAIGTNGVGAGLTTGALMFATVAAELAMPALLARFGYRGMLSAGLVLLGAPALALSLSASLPAILAISLVRGIGLAVAVVAGSSLVATLAPDERRSEALGLLGVVVGIPAVVALPLGVWLAQHIGFPPVFVAAAVAALGCLVVMPAMPGRTNHAVAPVGVLDGLRMAGQVRPVMVFLLTAMGAGIVVTFLPLATRTSGGLAAPALFANAVCSTLARWWAGRYGSRHGQSGLLVAGVVACAVGMLALALGARPVPVVAGAVLLGLGFGIAQNASLTLMFERVSLSGYDMVSAVWNLSYDAGLGLGATGFGVLAARAGYPGAFGAAGLLMLLALAPVWLDRRWLVPAEDARGG; the protein is encoded by the coding sequence ATGCCGACGTCCACTCCCCGGTCAATCCCACTCGTCAGCCGCCCCCTCGCGCTCTATTTCGTTGCCGCCTTCGGCGCGATGGTGAGCTTCTACCTGCTGCTCTCGGTCGTGCCGCTCTACGCCACCGCTATCGGTACCAACGGCGTCGGCGCCGGGCTCACCACCGGCGCGCTCATGTTCGCGACCGTGGCCGCCGAGCTCGCCATGCCGGCCCTGCTGGCCAGGTTCGGCTATCGAGGCATGCTGTCGGCGGGCCTGGTGCTGCTCGGCGCGCCCGCGCTGGCGCTCTCGTTGTCCGCGAGTCTGCCCGCGATCCTGGCGATCTCCCTGGTCCGCGGCATCGGCCTGGCCGTTGCGGTCGTCGCGGGCAGCTCTCTCGTTGCCACGCTGGCGCCGGATGAGCGGCGGAGCGAAGCACTCGGGCTTCTCGGCGTCGTCGTAGGGATCCCGGCCGTCGTGGCCCTGCCGCTCGGTGTGTGGCTCGCGCAGCACATCGGATTTCCGCCCGTCTTCGTCGCGGCAGCGGTGGCGGCGCTGGGATGTCTGGTCGTGATGCCAGCCATGCCGGGCCGAACCAACCACGCGGTCGCGCCAGTCGGCGTGCTGGACGGGCTGAGGATGGCGGGCCAGGTGCGGCCCGTGATGGTGTTCCTGCTGACCGCGATGGGTGCTGGGATTGTCGTGACTTTCCTGCCGCTCGCGACCCGGACATCGGGCGGACTCGCCGCGCCGGCGCTCTTTGCCAATGCCGTGTGCAGCACACTCGCCCGCTGGTGGGCGGGCCGCTATGGGAGCCGGCATGGCCAGTCGGGTCTGCTGGTCGCCGGTGTCGTCGCGTGCGCGGTGGGCATGCTCGCGCTGGCATTGGGTGCGAGGCCGGTGCCGGTGGTGGCCGGCGCCGTGCTCCTCGGACTCGGCTTCGGCATAGCGCAGAACGCCAGCCTGACACTCATGTTCGAGCGCGTATCGCTCTCCGGCTACGATATGGTCAGCGCGGTGTGGAACCTGTCCTACGACGCGGGGCTGGGACTCGGTGCGACGGGGTTCGGCGTGCTCGCCGCCCGGGCCGGGTATCCGGGGGCGTTCGGGGCGGCGGGCCTCCTGATGCTGCTGGCGCTCGCGCCGGTCTGGCTAGATCGGAGGTGGCTGGTGCCGGCCGAGGACGCGCGCGGTGGCTGA
- a CDS encoding HAD family hydrolase, whose protein sequence is MASAEEAPTPAFVFDLDGTLVDSVYQHVLAWREALECEGISLAVWRIHRRIGMSGGLLVNALLRETGLPVTSDQTGRLRQRHAEAYAKLVGQVRPLPGARELLEHLTRAGVRWAIATSGWLESARPALEMLGVAGEVPLVTRDQVLHAKPDPDLFLTAANRLGVSIESCVVVGDSVWDLLAARRARALGVGLLSGGYGEDELIRGGAYRVYQDPGDLLQHLDELGVRTED, encoded by the coding sequence ATGGCATCCGCCGAGGAGGCACCCACCCCCGCGTTCGTTTTCGACCTCGACGGCACTCTGGTCGACAGCGTCTACCAGCATGTCCTCGCCTGGCGCGAGGCCCTGGAGTGCGAAGGGATCTCACTTGCGGTGTGGCGCATCCACCGGCGGATCGGGATGAGCGGCGGGCTGCTGGTGAACGCGCTGCTGCGTGAGACCGGTTTGCCGGTCACCAGCGACCAGACCGGCCGCCTTCGCCAGCGTCATGCCGAAGCGTACGCAAAATTGGTGGGCCAGGTGCGCCCGCTCCCCGGCGCGCGCGAGCTGCTCGAGCACCTGACCCGCGCCGGAGTGCGATGGGCCATCGCCACCAGTGGCTGGCTGGAGAGTGCCCGTCCGGCCCTGGAGATGCTGGGCGTGGCCGGAGAGGTCCCGCTGGTCACCCGAGACCAGGTGCTGCATGCCAAGCCGGATCCGGACCTGTTCCTCACCGCCGCCAACCGGCTCGGTGTATCGATCGAGAGCTGCGTGGTCGTGGGTGACAGCGTGTGGGACCTGCTGGCCGCCCGGCGGGCGCGTGCGCTCGGCGTGGGCCTGCTCTCCGGCGGATATGGAGAAGACGAGCTGATCCGCGGCGGAGCGTACCGCGTCTACCAGGACCCGGGCGATCTCCTGCAGCATCTCGACGAGCTGGGCGTACGGACCGAAGACTGA